One genomic window of Polyangium aurulentum includes the following:
- a CDS encoding radical SAM protein, with product MTAPRRSLPIAPVETSFADFQNEALLGGSPGGVKTIAHEAAAHEKRNWVRLSYDCNNHCTFCLDSNAHDGTMRATNDIKVQIVEGRKRGADRLILSGGEPTMHPNFLDFVKLGRLAGYPKIQTVTNGRMFKYPEFLERAASNGLDEITFSLHGHTAKLHDALVGTPGAFEDEVAGLKAALASGRFIVNVDIVINKQNVRHLPEMLETFIGWGVKEFDLLHVIPFGNAWSDARDHLFYDLDGNLEYLQRAFAYARRPDIHIWLNRFPPPYAEGFEDLIQDPYKLNDEVRGRREEFDRYLSLGQKLSCREPARCKYCYLQSLCDTLDEVLDTRRAERVDVLRYAGEPPRAGKLPEAPVARIVATNLAEAARLAAVAAPPRVELELDDFTGLAEALGEDGTIWGKPLAACYTARGDEMARLLAIAADFEVRVFLTKATEEAIRALGAPPPRLVLVQKNHDLVSDAHANDVDTKGFFATYPHAVAVENVPPCLVGEGRTARQHARTLDLGMLGPDARVDMTAYTKRYVADGFYTKALRCKDCAQNARCRGVHVNWVRAHGFAALDPVK from the coding sequence GTGACCGCCCCCCGCCGCTCGCTCCCCATCGCGCCCGTCGAGACCTCCTTCGCCGACTTCCAGAACGAGGCCCTGCTCGGCGGCTCCCCCGGCGGCGTGAAGACCATCGCGCACGAGGCTGCGGCCCACGAGAAACGCAACTGGGTGCGGCTGTCCTACGACTGCAACAATCACTGCACCTTCTGCCTCGACTCGAACGCGCACGACGGCACCATGCGCGCGACGAACGACATCAAGGTGCAGATCGTCGAGGGCCGAAAGCGCGGCGCCGATCGCCTGATCCTCTCGGGCGGCGAGCCGACCATGCACCCGAACTTCCTCGACTTCGTCAAGCTCGGCCGGCTCGCGGGCTACCCCAAGATCCAGACCGTGACGAACGGCCGGATGTTCAAGTACCCCGAGTTCCTCGAGCGCGCGGCGAGCAACGGCCTCGACGAGATCACCTTCTCGCTGCACGGCCACACGGCCAAGCTCCACGACGCGCTCGTGGGCACGCCGGGCGCGTTCGAGGACGAGGTGGCGGGGCTCAAGGCGGCGCTCGCCTCGGGGCGCTTCATCGTCAACGTCGACATCGTCATCAACAAGCAGAACGTCCGCCACCTGCCCGAGATGCTGGAGACGTTCATCGGCTGGGGCGTCAAGGAGTTCGATCTGCTGCACGTCATCCCCTTCGGCAACGCCTGGAGCGACGCGCGCGATCACCTCTTCTACGACCTCGACGGCAACCTCGAGTATCTGCAGCGCGCGTTCGCCTACGCGCGAAGGCCGGACATCCACATCTGGTTGAACCGCTTCCCGCCGCCCTACGCCGAGGGGTTCGAAGATCTCATCCAGGACCCGTACAAGCTCAACGACGAGGTGCGCGGGCGCCGCGAGGAGTTCGATCGCTACCTCTCGCTCGGCCAGAAGCTGTCCTGCCGCGAGCCCGCGCGCTGCAAGTACTGCTACCTGCAAAGCCTGTGCGACACGCTCGACGAGGTCCTCGACACCCGCCGCGCCGAGCGGGTCGACGTGCTTCGCTACGCCGGCGAGCCTCCCCGGGCCGGAAAGCTCCCCGAGGCGCCCGTCGCGCGGATTGTCGCGACGAACCTCGCGGAGGCGGCGCGCCTCGCGGCGGTCGCTGCACCCCCCCGGGTGGAGCTCGAGCTCGACGACTTCACGGGGCTCGCGGAGGCGCTCGGCGAGGACGGCACGATCTGGGGCAAACCGCTCGCGGCCTGCTACACGGCGCGAGGGGACGAGATGGCGCGCCTGCTCGCGATCGCGGCCGATTTCGAGGTCCGCGTGTTCCTCACGAAGGCCACCGAGGAGGCCATCCGCGCGCTCGGCGCTCCGCCCCCGCGGCTCGTGCTCGTGCAGAAGAACCACGACCTCGTCTCCGACGCCCACGCGAACGACGTCGACACCAAGGGGTTTTTCGCGACGTACCCGCACGCGGTGGCGGTGGAGAACGTGCCGCCGTGCCTCGTGGGGGAGGGGAGGACCGCGCGGCAGCACGCGCGCACGCTCGATCTCGGCATGCTCGGGCCCGACGCGCGGGTCGACATGACCGCGTACACGAAGCGCTACGTGGCCGACGGGTTCTACACGAAGGCGCTGCGGTGCAAGGACTGCGCACAGAACGCGCGCTGCCGCGGCGTGCACGTCAACTGGGTCCGCGCGCACGGCTTCGCGGCGCTCGACCCGGTGAAATGA